The genome window ACAGAGACAGGACTAGGTGTTGGCTGTGTGATCTTTTCAGTCCTGGAATCACCATCATTTCCTGCCTGGTGAGTCTCTCTTCCAAGGCACCCCTGTGCCTCCAACCCCACATGTGCCTGCTCCGGAAGCACTTTTGTCTTCTGAGGCTCTGTCTGAGCTCTACACTCTTCCTGGGGTCGGCTCTTAAGTCCATCGCCCCTAATGTGGCCCTGTCAAGGACACCACAGTGCCTCCCATCTAGGAACTGCCTTCTCTCCTTTCGCTGAACTCAGACTGCTTCTGGGCCTCTGGATTTTATTCCAGCAAAATTGCTTCTAACTTGCTGGCTCTCGCTCAGCGAAGGGAGGTATTAACTGTAACCCGCGAGACACGCGAAAAGCCCAAGTGACTCGACCCCTCAAACCCTGACTTCAAAGGCAGTTAAAGTCTGTGGGCGACACGTGCTCTTGGATGATGATGGGGGTGTGGCGGGGGGGCCTGGGCTGGTGTTaatccctgtccctgtccctacAGGCCTGCACTGGGTCAGAGGGAGTTGTTGAGTTTCCTGCAGCCCCTGAATGTGGAATCATGTCTCCCAGACAAAGCCATGGTGGCACTACCTGGGGCCGCTCTGATCACTGCTTGAGTCACATCTCAGTCACAGCAGGGCCTGTTGGTGACAGGAGCCCTTAAGACAAAAGGCTGTCTGCTAGGGCTGTGGGAGCAGGTTGGTTAAGACTCTGGAATCTGTCCTCCCACACCCCAGAGGACACCATCACCCCTGACTCCGCACTGACAACAGCATCTGAAGGCATTTCTTCTGTGGGGCCATCACTTTATTAAGGGGTCATCTAGAAGGTGGGCCCCCTGACAAACTACGGACGGGACCATGATCAGGCTCCAGCTGCTTTACCACCCCGGGCCAGCCTGCTCATGAAGCAGCCACCGGGTTTGGCTCACTGGAAGGAATCACACTGGAAACATGTTTAGCCCGCAGTGCAGAGGGTGCTTCCAGAAGGGAGAGGTTCTGGAAGATGTCCCAACCTGCCGGGGGCTGCTCCCAGAGTTGCACAGTGAGGGGCGGGCACCCAGGGCTGCTCCAGGACTCAGGATGGGGACAGAGATGGTGTGAAGAATGGAGGAGGACAGGGCTAGATGGGCTGACTGGGGGAACAGTGTTACGAAAAGGAGGCGGGTACCCTGGGCTCCCGTGACAAAGTGCGGCAGAGCTAGCCCCTGCAGCCCCCATATCCTCCACCACCTTGAGACCACATTCTGGTCACTGCCTCAGAGCCCCAATGTGCTGGGGCCACAGAGCACTCCTGCCCAGGCGTGGGGTGTGGGCCTCGGCCTCCGTCCACCTGGCAGCGCGCGTGCCTCCCTTGGCCTGGCCTCCCTCGGCCTGGTCCTGGCGCTGGCCGTGCTAGCTGGCCGTGCTTCTCCGCGGGATGCAACCTTCCATCTCCAGTGCCTCGGGCCAGCCTTCATACTTGTTGGTGTGCTTACTGTTCTTCACGTGCTGCGGGGAGGGGAGCAGAAAGTCATGACCTTGGCCCTCAGGGACAGGGGACAGGAGTGGACCAGGGCCCAGGCTTTCAGTCACCTGTGCTGTGCTGGCCAACAGTGCACTCTCAGGGCACTCggcccctccacccaccccagggAAACATGGCACCAGCTGTGCTGGCCCACCCCTCATAGCTGGACTGGGGATGGTCCCCTGCTGGGGCGTGAGCAGTTGGGGAGCCGCGTGGCATGTAGGCAGAAGGGGCGACGGGCTGCCCTGTGCTGGTGGGGATGATGCCAAGCACCCACCATACCTGCTCAAAGGGGCTCTTGTTCTGCACACCCTTGGCCCCCACAAACACCCAGCTATCCCGGAAGGCCAGCTCCTTGGCGTTCCTGCTACCCAGCTCGCTGAAGAGCTTTCTGGTCTCTTCATTCATCCTGCAGCATGGGAGGAAGAGGTGTCAGCTGTCGCTGCAGAAGGGCAAGGCTGAGGCTGGCCTCCCCAAGTACTTACTTGGTGGCTGGGTCGTCGTAGGATGCCACGAACACCAGGGTGCCTTCGTGCAGTGGCCGAATAAACTTCAACAGGTCGTTGACATCTGGCGGGGGGCAGATGCCACGGAACAGGGGTCATCAGGTACCACTGGGCaccctcccaccagcccctgtTCTCCAAACAAGGAAACAGAAGTAGGGATTGCCCTGGGACATGCCCCGCCAAGGGACAGACTGGTATAGGAAGCTGAGGCATCCCCATGACCTCCCACAGCCTCTAAACCAAGCTGGTGATGCCCCTGTCATTTCCGAAACCAAGGAGGTGACTGAGAAGCCCCAAgtacagacagagagagagagagcagtgtCTCAGGGGAAGCTGCCCAGGTCATTTTGCTGCAGTCAAAATGCAAGATGCTGCGCTATAACTCACCTCCGGCCCACATGTCAAAGGCCCGGGCCTCGATGAGCTCGCCGCTGACCCCTGTGTCAGGAGGGAGGGCCCTGCTGGGTGAGCCAGGCCAGCCTCAGGGCACGGCAGGCGGGCAGCAACGGGGGGGCAGCCCTTCTGGAAGCTTTCAAACGGTCCCccaatattcattcatttgttcaggcAGCTGCATCCCACCCCAAGCCATGGTGCCTCTGTCTGGCATTTGAGGCCCTCTGGGGGCTCCATGAAGCACCCTCGACCTCCCAGAACCCTCCCCAGTGCTTTATTTTTTGCCATCGTGCCTTTTTGTTCATTGGGTCACTCCTCTGTGGAGCCTTCGGCTTTGCACAGACTCCTTCCTGGGCCTCCCTGGGAGATCctgaaggggaggggaagggagggcaaACACCCAGAGGTCTcctggggagggagcagggaaggagggCGGCAGGCCACACTCAGCCAGGGGCCTCACCGTTCACCAGGGCGATGTTCAGCCCACGGCCCACGTTGTCCTTGACACTGCTCATCAGCCTAGTTAGGGGCGGGGGACGGGGAGATCCCACATGGGCACATCTGCTCCACTCTCCCTTGCAGACCCGGCCCTGgatcccccactccctccctgaTCCCCATTCACCCCAGGGAGCTCACATCTTGTCCTCAAGGCAGATCTTGGGCCCAATGACGTTGGCGGCCCCGCTGACCACACGGAAGGCCAGGTGCTCCTCAGGACATGGCTGGGGAAGGCCGCACTTGTACTTCCTGGCCCGTGGCGCTGGGCAGGGATAGCAGGTGTTAC of Macaca fascicularis isolate 582-1 chromosome X, T2T-MFA8v1.1 contains these proteins:
- the FAM3A gene encoding protein FAM3A isoform X1, with the translated sequence MRLAGPLRIVALVVSVGLTWIVVSILLGGPGSGFPRIQQLFTSPESSVTAAPRARKYKCGLPQPCPEEHLAFRVVSGAANVIGPKICLEDKMLMSSVKDNVGRGLNIALVNGVSGELIEARAFDMWAGDVNDLLKFIRPLHEGTLVFVASYDDPATKMNEETRKLFSELGSRNAKELAFRDSWVFVGAKGVQNKSPFEQHVKNSKHTNKYEGWPEALEMEGCIPRRSTAS
- the FAM3A gene encoding protein FAM3A isoform X4, translated to MGNTCYPCPAPRARKYKCGLPQPCPEEHLAFRVVSGAANVIGPKICLEDKMLMSSVKDNVGRGLNIALVNGVSGELIEARAFDMWAGDVNDLLKFIRPLHEGTLVFVASYDDPATKMNEETRKLFSELGSRNAKELAFRDSWVFVGAKGVQNKSPFEQHVKNSKHTNKYEGWPEALEMEGCIPRRSTAS
- the FAM3A gene encoding protein FAM3A isoform X3 encodes the protein MRLAGPESSVTAAPRARKYKCGLPQPCPEEHLAFRVVSGAANVIGPKICLEDKMLMSSVKDNVGRGLNIALVNGVSGELIEARAFDMWAGDVNDLLKFIRPLHEGTLVFVASYDDPATKMNEETRKLFSELGSRNAKELAFRDSWVFVGAKGVQNKSPFEQHVKNSKHTNKYEGWPEALEMEGCIPRRSTAS
- the FAM3A gene encoding protein FAM3A isoform X2, with protein sequence MRLAGPLRIVALVVSVGLTWIVVSILLGGPGSGFPRIQQLFTSPESSVTAAPRARKYKCGLPQPCPEEHLAFRVVSGAANVIGPKICLEDKMLMSSVKDNVGRGLNIALVNDVNDLLKFIRPLHEGTLVFVASYDDPATKMNEETRKLFSELGSRNAKELAFRDSWVFVGAKGVQNKSPFEQHVKNSKHTNKYEGWPEALEMEGCIPRRSTAS
- the FAM3A gene encoding protein FAM3A isoform X5, with amino-acid sequence MGNTCYPCPAPRARKYKCGLPQPCPEEHLAFRVVSGAANVIGPKICLEDKMLMSSVKDNVGRGLNIALVNDVNDLLKFIRPLHEGTLVFVASYDDPATKMNEETRKLFSELGSRNAKELAFRDSWVFVGAKGVQNKSPFEQHVKNSKHTNKYEGWPEALEMEGCIPRRSTAS